A single window of Crassostrea angulata isolate pt1a10 chromosome 8, ASM2561291v2, whole genome shotgun sequence DNA harbors:
- the LOC128159453 gene encoding macrophage-expressed gene 1 protein-like encodes MLGCSVFFLVFVNIGQTKGTDVAGKLNPPSPVNPFTPGDSKWCAFKMGGNVARFEVLPGLGWDNLQNKDAGMLFQYNYSECRTTDDGRYLIPDGVFTVPLKSSQLEVFGELFQHWINFTSTTSSSINAEAGLHIGSFGISGKYSHESESVRKHQILDRSVTTRVQARYARYSALLQPDTPLNPAFRDRLRNIAYYIQTNKTNMARYQSQLLVRDYGTHIISGVQAGAIISQLDQIKTTFSNSYSMDRRQVVAAASASFMSVFNVGAEYKHSTSTEVIDQYLGNRTNSIIRVIGGPVFQPKNFTLNQWASGLSEDLVAVDKSGYPIYELISAQTLPELPPSILFPLVQTVKSAVEEYYKFNIYRGCTNLDSPNFSFIANVNDSTCESPKTNYTFGGVYQKCKQSRQLSQNLCNGLVQKNPLTGAQSCPSGYESVLLNEGTRSATETRSSSYSCGILWLWHCSKNYNVYGSAKYQSFWCVAQGHVGQQSGFQFGGIYTNKIDNPLTQSRGCPLYFYPLKLGLGMQVCVSDDYELGFRNSVPFAGLFSCMTGNPLAVHQDTSFKNPDMLHSLSSYLKASNNWPRGCPTGYSMHLATIENSCEINYCVKANAFSDKGLPPVRRPPFMDLPGDAYVDSGNSEELYMISRGGQTWIDLTKQPNYAEKADRGGDSQGNEDGLSSGSTAAIAIVITLVVLATVGMFMYRRYQRSRHLYNRMPNYETEAANRREYGATGQTEDSSQTA; translated from the coding sequence ATGTTAGGCTGCAGTGTATTTTTTCTAGTTTTCGTGAACATTGGACAAACGAAGGGAACGGATGTAGCCGGGAAACTAAATCCCCCTTCCCCCGTGAATCCCTTCACCCCGGGGGACTCAAAGTGGTGCGCGTTTAAAATGGGCGGGAATGTGGCCCGTTTTGAGGTGCTTCCCGGCCTCGGCTGGGACAATCTCCAGAATAAGGACGCTGGGATGCTGTTCCAGTACAACTACTCGGAGTGTCGGACGACGGACGACGGTCGGTACCTGATTCCTGATGGAGTCTTCACGGTCCCCCTCAAATCCAGTCAGTTAGAGGTATTCGGAGAACTGTTCCAGCACTGGATCAACTTTACATCAACTACTTCCTCTTCCATCAATGCAGAGGCCGGACTACACATTGGATCCTTCGGAATTAGCGGGAAATATTCCCACGAGTCGGAGAGCGTGCGCAAACACCAAATTCTGGACAGGTCCGTGACGACGCGGGTACAGGCGCGGTACGCTCGCTACTCCGCCCTCCTACAGCCCGACACCCCCCTCAACCCGGCGTTCAGAGACCGACTCCGAAACATCGCTTACTacatacaaacaaacaaaaccaacATGGCCCGATACCAGAGTCAATTGTTAGTGCGGGACTACGGAACACACATCATTTCCGGTGTGCAGGCAGGCGCCATCATCTCTCAGCTTGACCAGATTAAGACGACGTTCAGTAATAGCTACAGTATGGATCGCCGACAAGTCGTGGCCGCGGCCAGTGCCTCGTTTATGAGCGTGTTTAACGTCGGCGCCGAGTACAAACACAGCACGTCTACTGAAGTCATCGACCAGTATCTAGGGAATCGAACAAACTCGATTATCCGCGTAATTGGAGGACCAGTTTTCCAACCGAAAAATTTTACGTTGAATCAGTGGGCCTCTGGTTTGAGCGAAGATCTGGTAGCGGTAGACAAGTCTGGATATCCTATCTATGAGCTGATTTCCGCCCAGACACTTCCTGAACTCCCGCCTTCAATCCTGTTTCCTTTGGTTCAAACCGTAAAGAGTGCGGTGGAGGAGTATTATAAATTCAACATCTACAGAGGGTGTACCAATCTGGACTCGCCCAACTTTAGTTTTATTGCAAATGTAAATGACAGTACTTGTGAAAGTCCGAAAACCAACTACACGTTCGGAGGAGTTTATCAGAAATGCAAACAGTCGAGGCAACTCAGTCAGAATCTCTGTAACGGACTTGTCCAGAAAAATCCTCTCACTGGAGCACAGTCGTGCCCCAGCGGCTATGAGAGTGTTCTACTGAACGAAGGCACAAGATCCGCCACCGAAACCCGGAGTAGTTCTTATTCTTGTGGAATTTTGTGGCTGTGGCACtgtagtaaaaattacaatgtctACGGGAGCGCTAAATATCAGTCATTCTGGTGCGTCGCGCAGGGTCACGTGGGTCAGCAATCTGGATTCCAGTTTGGTGGGATATATACAAACAAGATCGATAACCCGCTGACCCAGTCCCGCGGGTGTCCCCTCTATTTCTACCCCCTGAAACTCGGTCTTGGTATGCAAGTTTGTGTCAGTGATGATTATGAGCTAGGGTTTCGCAATTCCGTACCTTTCGCTGGTTTGTTTAGCTGTATGACCGGAAATCCACTCGCCGTTCATCAGGATACATCGTTTAAAAATCCAGATATGTTGCACTCTCTCTCCTCTTACCTTAAAGCGTCGAATAACTGGCCGCGGGGTTGCCCGACTGGGTACAGCATGCACTTAGCGACGATAGAAAACTCCTGTGAAATCAACTACTGTGTGAAAGCTAACGCCTTCTCCGACAAAGGACTTCCGCCCGTCAGACGTCCGCCATTTATGGATTTGCCGGGAGACGCCTATGTGGATTCTGGAAATTCCGAGGAATTATACATGATCAGTAGAGGCGGACAGACTTGGATCGATTTGACGAAACAACCCAATTACGCAGAAAAGGCAGACCGCGGGGGCGACTCTCAGGGAAATGAAGACGGTCTCTCTTCCGGTTCCACTGCAGCCATCGCCATAGTGATCACATTGGTTGTCTTAGCAACCGTAGGCATGTTTATGTATAGAAGATATCAGAGATCAAGACATCTTTATAACAGAATGCCCAACTATGAAACTGAAGCTGCGAACCGGCGAGAATACGGGGCGACTGGACAGACTGAAGACTCCTCCCAAACAGCCTGA